In Nocardioides dokdonensis FR1436, the following are encoded in one genomic region:
- a CDS encoding DUF2469 domain-containing protein, which translates to MSAEELEQYEAEMELTLYREYRDVVSIFKYVVETDRRFYLCNQVDVKARTEQGDVFFEVSMSDAWVWDMYRPARFAKNVKVLTFKDVNVEELQSSDFDPPKT; encoded by the coding sequence GTGAGCGCCGAGGAGCTCGAGCAGTACGAGGCCGAGATGGAGCTCACCCTCTACCGCGAGTACCGCGACGTCGTGTCGATCTTCAAGTACGTCGTCGAGACCGACCGCCGCTTCTACCTGTGCAACCAGGTCGACGTGAAGGCGCGCACGGAGCAGGGCGACGTCTTCTTCGAGGTCTCGATGAGCGATGCGTGGGTGTGGGACATGTACCGCCCGGCCCGCTTCGCCAAGAACGTGAAGGTGCTGACCTTCAAGGACGTCAACGTCGAGGAGCTCCAGTCCTCCGACTTCGACCCGCCCAAGACCTGA
- the lepB gene encoding signal peptidase I: protein MSSDDRDPAGPTTVADGVVPSPAERVAAARQKHQRGGLPVWQESLLLLGLAVVLAVLLKTFVVQAFYIPSESMEPGLVEDDRILVEKWSGWFGGEVERGDVVVFEDPGGWLNAGEVEEPGNPVSSTLAAIGLMPDTGYLVKRVVGVEGDVIECCDSEKRLTVNGVALDEDDYVLEDQRVRGCRGPMTGNCSWKAGPVPKGSVFVMGDNRGRSADSTVHMCLEDETDCVPGDEFVPTDLVVGKVWLLLWPTDRFGRPDEVDAFDDVPDAP from the coding sequence GTGAGCAGCGACGACCGCGACCCCGCCGGCCCGACCACCGTGGCCGACGGGGTCGTCCCGTCCCCGGCCGAGCGCGTGGCCGCGGCCCGGCAGAAGCACCAGCGCGGCGGGCTGCCCGTGTGGCAGGAGTCGCTCCTGCTGCTGGGGCTGGCCGTGGTGTTGGCGGTCCTGCTCAAGACGTTCGTCGTGCAGGCGTTCTACATCCCCTCGGAGTCCATGGAGCCCGGTCTCGTCGAGGACGACCGGATTCTGGTGGAGAAGTGGTCGGGCTGGTTCGGCGGCGAGGTCGAGCGCGGCGACGTCGTGGTGTTCGAGGACCCGGGCGGCTGGCTGAACGCCGGTGAGGTCGAGGAGCCGGGCAACCCCGTCTCCTCCACCCTGGCCGCCATCGGGCTGATGCCGGACACCGGCTACCTGGTCAAGCGGGTGGTGGGCGTCGAGGGCGACGTCATCGAGTGCTGCGACAGCGAGAAGCGGCTCACGGTCAACGGGGTCGCGCTGGACGAGGACGACTACGTGCTCGAGGACCAGCGCGTGCGCGGCTGCCGTGGCCCGATGACCGGCAACTGCAGCTGGAAGGCCGGGCCGGTGCCGAAGGGGTCGGTCTTCGTGATGGGCGACAACCGCGGCCGCTCGGCCGACTCGACCGTCCACATGTGCCTCGAGGACGAGACCGACTGCGTGCCCGGCGACGAGTTCGTGCCCACGGACCTGGTGGTCGGCAAGGTGTGGCTGCTGCTGTGGCCCACCGACCGCTTCGGTCGCCCCGACGAGGTCGACGCGTTCGACGACGTGCCCGACGCCCCCTGA
- a CDS encoding RNA-binding protein, which yields MLAEALEHLVRGIVDNPDDVSVRDKQLRRGSVLEVRVHPDDLGKVIGRSGRTASAFRTVMGALAGRDGTRVDFVDVDRRS from the coding sequence GAGCACCTCGTGCGCGGCATCGTCGACAACCCCGACGACGTCAGCGTGCGTGACAAGCAGCTGCGCCGCGGCTCGGTCCTCGAGGTCCGGGTCCACCCCGACGACCTCGGCAAGGTGATCGGCCGCAGCGGTCGGACCGCTTCGGCGTTCCGCACCGTGATGGGTGCGCTCGCCGGTCGCGACGGGACGCGCGTCGACTTCGTCGACGTCGACCGCCGGAGCTGA
- the rplS gene encoding 50S ribosomal protein L19 has translation MPNILVAQLGNELKRDDIPHFRAGDTVKVHVKVVEGTRARVQIFQGVVIRMHGAGVGRTFTVRKVSFGVGVERTFPLHSPIFETVEVVTRGDVRRAKLYYLRNLRGKAAKIKERRDF, from the coding sequence ATGCCCAACATCCTGGTCGCCCAGCTCGGCAACGAGCTCAAGCGCGACGACATCCCGCACTTCCGTGCCGGTGACACCGTCAAGGTCCACGTCAAGGTCGTCGAGGGCACCCGCGCGCGTGTCCAGATCTTCCAGGGCGTCGTCATCCGCATGCACGGTGCCGGCGTGGGTCGCACCTTCACCGTCCGCAAGGTCTCCTTCGGCGTCGGTGTCGAGCGCACCTTCCCGCTGCACTCCCCGATCTTCGAGACCGTCGAGGTCGTGACCCGCGGTGACGTGCGTCGCGCCAAGCTGTACTACCTGCGCAACCTGCGCGGCAAGGCCGCCAAGATCAAGGAGCGTCGCGACTTCTGA
- a CDS encoding YqjF family protein, whose translation MGPHSQATPPGQGPPLPGRPIMDQWWRDITFLHWPVDPAAVAPLLPRGVRPDLYDGAAWVGLIPFRMVDAGVGAGHPVPWLGSFLETNVRLYSTDDRGRHGVVFRSLDADRLAVVAGANAGFGVPYKWARMAAKETDDGWRYEMRRRTGSRPRSLIDVEVGAPVEPDPLELFLTARFGLHTSVLGRTLWVPNTHGPWPLRGARLRDLHDELVSAAGLPGVATSAPVSVLHSPGVRTQFGLPQPL comes from the coding sequence GTGGGACCACACTCGCAGGCGACTCCCCCGGGCCAGGGCCCACCGCTGCCCGGCCGACCGATCATGGACCAGTGGTGGCGCGACATCACGTTCCTGCACTGGCCCGTCGACCCCGCCGCGGTGGCGCCGCTGCTCCCGCGCGGCGTGCGCCCGGACCTGTACGACGGTGCCGCCTGGGTCGGTCTGATCCCGTTCCGCATGGTCGACGCGGGCGTGGGCGCCGGGCACCCCGTGCCGTGGCTGGGCAGCTTCCTCGAGACCAACGTGCGGCTCTACTCGACCGACGACCGCGGCCGCCACGGCGTCGTCTTCCGCTCGTTGGACGCCGACCGCCTGGCCGTCGTCGCCGGTGCCAACGCCGGATTCGGGGTGCCGTACAAGTGGGCACGGATGGCGGCGAAGGAGACCGACGACGGGTGGCGCTACGAGATGCGCCGCCGCACCGGCTCCCGGCCCCGCAGCCTCATCGACGTCGAGGTCGGCGCACCTGTCGAGCCGGACCCGCTCGAGCTGTTCCTCACCGCCCGCTTCGGCCTGCACACCTCGGTCCTGGGCCGCACCCTGTGGGTGCCGAACACGCACGGCCCGTGGCCGCTGCGCGGGGCCCGGCTCCGCGACCTGCACGACGAGCTCGTCAGCGCCGCCGGCCTGCCCGGGGTGGCCACCAGCGCGCCGGTCTCGGTCCTGCACTCCCCCGGCGTCCGCACCCAGTTCGGCCTCCCGCAGCCGCTGTGA
- the dprA gene encoding DNA-processing protein DprA: protein MRVWQDDRLARVALSRIVEPGHPGFLASVSSIGAVETLQQLADSHPDLAELQGETQARSDGLEPERVLATAARQGIRFVIPTDDEWPTQLADLEHPRVQGRGGVPVGLWVRGPQRLDTLAGSVAVVGARTATGYGGSVAAEIAATVAREGHPIISGAAFGIDQAAHRGALGSDASTVAVLACGADRIYPSAHRDLIEHLAARHAVISEAPPGWSPMRVRFLSRNRLIAALSRGTVVVEAALRSGALNTANWAQQLNRTVMGVPGPVGSAQSQGVHQLIRAGAAHLVTSGPEVLEMVAEAGQHLLEIPRGPETLRDQLSLVDRQVLDAVPVSRGVASDSIARTAGVGPTAVLAVLERLQEVGLVRQEGSGWRLAGLALP, encoded by the coding sequence ATGCGGGTCTGGCAGGACGACCGCCTCGCCCGCGTCGCGCTCTCGCGCATCGTCGAGCCCGGCCACCCCGGCTTCCTCGCGAGCGTGAGCAGCATCGGGGCCGTCGAGACGCTGCAGCAGCTCGCGGACAGCCACCCCGACCTCGCCGAGCTGCAGGGCGAGACCCAGGCCCGCAGCGACGGGCTCGAGCCCGAGCGGGTCCTGGCCACGGCGGCCCGGCAGGGCATCCGCTTCGTGATCCCCACCGACGACGAGTGGCCGACCCAGCTCGCCGACCTCGAGCACCCCCGGGTCCAGGGCCGCGGGGGAGTGCCGGTCGGGCTGTGGGTCCGCGGACCGCAGCGCCTCGACACCCTCGCCGGGTCGGTCGCCGTGGTCGGGGCCCGGACCGCCACCGGGTACGGCGGATCGGTCGCCGCCGAGATCGCCGCGACCGTCGCCCGCGAGGGGCATCCGATCATCTCGGGCGCGGCGTTCGGCATCGACCAGGCCGCCCACCGCGGCGCCCTCGGCAGCGACGCCTCCACCGTCGCGGTGCTGGCCTGCGGCGCCGACCGGATCTACCCCTCGGCCCACCGGGACCTGATCGAGCACCTCGCCGCCCGGCACGCCGTCATCTCCGAGGCGCCGCCCGGCTGGTCGCCGATGCGGGTGCGCTTCCTGAGCCGCAACCGCCTCATCGCAGCCCTGAGCCGTGGCACGGTGGTCGTCGAGGCGGCGCTGCGCAGCGGCGCGCTCAACACCGCCAACTGGGCCCAGCAGCTCAACCGCACCGTGATGGGGGTGCCCGGCCCGGTCGGCTCCGCCCAGTCGCAGGGGGTGCACCAGCTGATCCGCGCCGGTGCGGCCCACCTGGTGACCTCCGGGCCCGAGGTGCTGGAGATGGTGGCCGAGGCGGGCCAGCACCTGCTCGAGATCCCGCGCGGACCCGAGACGCTGCGCGACCAGCTGAGCCTCGTCGACCGGCAGGTGCTCGACGCCGTGCCCGTCTCCCGTGGGGTCGCCAGCGACTCGATCGCGCGCACCGCGGGAGTGGGGCCCACTGCGGTGCTCGCGGTGCTGGAGCGCTTGCAGGAGGTCGGTCTAGTGCGTCAGGAGGGCAGCGGCTGGCGGCTCGCCGGGCTCGCTCTGCCCTGA
- a CDS encoding TadE/TadG family type IV pilus assembly protein encodes MFGGDRRERERGAAAVEFALVVPLLLLLVFGIISYGYMLSFRQAISQAAAEGARAAAVAPAAFTTGEKQTAANNAIKQALDSYGVVCGTGAMTCSVVVKACPADLSRDCAVVTLDYLYSSQPLIPKFPLVPLPEHLAYSAVAEVS; translated from the coding sequence ATGTTCGGAGGGGACCGGCGCGAGCGTGAGCGCGGCGCTGCTGCGGTCGAGTTCGCGCTCGTGGTGCCGCTGCTCCTGCTGCTCGTCTTCGGGATCATCAGCTACGGCTACATGCTCAGCTTCCGTCAGGCGATCAGTCAGGCGGCAGCAGAGGGGGCGCGGGCCGCCGCTGTGGCCCCGGCGGCCTTCACAACAGGCGAGAAGCAAACGGCCGCGAACAACGCTATCAAGCAGGCGCTCGACAGCTATGGAGTCGTGTGCGGTACCGGTGCCATGACATGCAGCGTCGTCGTAAAGGCATGCCCTGCGGACCTGTCGCGGGACTGCGCCGTGGTCACGCTTGACTATCTTTACTCCAGCCAACCATTGATTCCGAAATTCCCTCTGGTGCCTTTGCCCGAGCACCTGGCGTATTCGGCTGTGGCGGAGGTCAGCTGA
- a CDS encoding pilus assembly protein TadG-related protein, with product MALGKGGSRHERGAVAPFLAVTMTLLIVMAAFAVDLGMQRVARRDMQALADVIALDMVRHLDGRSHAVIKAANEWRSGLAESLSHNLQDNSSPGISVQQKQETLTATVAGSPLTVTVEMGQVNLLTGEFSPIDYPEIPNAVHVEASTSIDFAFAPGSGGAVRTANAMTEANTCFSVGSWVAGLSKEPETVVALLNPILGNSDLTAVGYQGLADANVSLLDLMSAPTINVGSIEGLASATDITLNDILLASAFVLRNEGDTASAELLDDLARTSVVGDIEIQFDRLVALTTASGGALDAELNVLDLVAGAASIANKTNFAGLVVALPGVPMKTETTIIEGPRQACGGSGAKASTGQIVVDVSGDVGTSVPALIPGTGAVTIGGYLTVHSEVGAATGTLGDVTCGPDLIPVEVQTDAVTASQSLILKIEANDLGIGSGIIPGVPGLVTLDLAASQSIGAAAPVALDEPEDLVWDIPKTDTYKTVKEISGGSLLGVPTLSAPTGIKISDLRLMGVPINNVPILGPPLKKQLERTVSDLVDVLLGSTGLVGTAVSGLASGVVAPVITATNDLVGDLSGALGLQLAGADVRVQPYAKCNAPVLRG from the coding sequence ATGGCTCTGGGGAAAGGGGGGAGTCGCCACGAGCGTGGCGCGGTCGCACCGTTCCTAGCTGTGACGATGACGTTGCTCATTGTCATGGCAGCTTTCGCCGTCGACCTGGGTATGCAGCGAGTCGCCCGGCGCGACATGCAGGCACTTGCGGACGTCATCGCTCTCGACATGGTTCGGCATCTCGACGGGCGCAGCCACGCCGTGATCAAAGCTGCCAACGAATGGAGGTCGGGGCTTGCGGAGTCGCTTTCTCACAACCTTCAGGACAATTCGAGCCCCGGCATCAGTGTCCAGCAGAAGCAGGAGACGCTGACAGCCACCGTCGCGGGTTCCCCGCTGACAGTCACGGTCGAGATGGGCCAGGTAAACCTGCTTACCGGGGAGTTTTCGCCCATTGATTACCCGGAAATTCCGAACGCCGTCCACGTCGAAGCCTCGACCAGCATCGACTTCGCCTTCGCGCCGGGCTCGGGTGGAGCCGTGCGCACCGCGAACGCCATGACGGAGGCCAACACTTGCTTCTCGGTCGGGTCCTGGGTCGCCGGGCTCAGCAAAGAACCGGAGACCGTGGTCGCGCTGCTGAACCCGATCCTCGGTAACAGCGATTTGACGGCCGTCGGGTACCAAGGTCTCGCCGACGCGAACGTTTCGTTGCTGGACCTGATGTCAGCCCCCACAATCAACGTCGGAAGCATCGAGGGCCTGGCGTCGGCAACCGACATCACGCTCAACGACATCCTCCTCGCGAGTGCCTTCGTCCTGCGGAACGAGGGCGATACTGCTTCAGCCGAGTTGCTCGATGACTTGGCGAGAACCTCGGTGGTCGGTGACATCGAGATCCAATTCGACCGTCTAGTCGCCCTGACGACTGCCAGCGGAGGTGCCTTGGACGCCGAGTTGAACGTGCTTGACCTGGTGGCGGGCGCCGCAAGCATCGCCAACAAAACAAACTTCGCTGGCCTGGTGGTTGCGCTGCCCGGCGTCCCTATGAAGACGGAGACGACGATCATCGAAGGGCCGCGGCAGGCCTGTGGCGGGAGTGGTGCCAAGGCGTCGACTGGTCAGATCGTGGTCGACGTATCTGGGGACGTCGGAACGTCAGTGCCGGCTCTCATCCCCGGAACTGGCGCCGTCACCATTGGTGGGTACCTAACGGTTCACTCCGAGGTCGGCGCGGCCACCGGAACCCTCGGAGACGTGACATGCGGGCCCGACCTGATCCCAGTGGAGGTCCAGACCGACGCTGTAACGGCGAGCCAGAGCCTGATATTGAAGATCGAGGCCAATGATCTCGGTATCGGGTCGGGGATTATTCCCGGAGTCCCCGGCCTCGTCACGCTGGACCTAGCCGCGAGTCAGAGCATCGGGGCCGCGGCACCCGTTGCCCTTGACGAGCCAGAGGACCTGGTTTGGGACATCCCTAAGACCGACACGTACAAGACCGTCAAAGAGATCTCCGGAGGCTCGCTCCTGGGGGTCCCCACGCTGTCGGCCCCGACGGGAATCAAGATCAGCGACCTTCGCTTAATGGGCGTGCCTATCAACAACGTTCCTATCCTGGGGCCTCCTCTCAAGAAGCAGCTTGAGCGGACAGTCTCGGACCTCGTCGACGTGTTACTCGGCTCCACCGGATTAGTGGGGACAGCAGTCTCTGGCCTTGCCTCTGGTGTGGTTGCTCCCGTAATTACCGCCACGAACGATCTGGTTGGCGACCTCTCCGGGGCACTCGGCCTCCAGCTCGCTGGGGCGGACGTGCGAGTCCAGCCTTATGCAAAATGCAACGCGCCGGTTCTTCGCGGGTGA
- a CDS encoding tyrosine recombinase XerC, with protein MTDADVELLPEAFVRLLGDYEQHLAVERDLTPHSVRAYTTDIAGLLEHARRLGIDDVTRLDLRTLRSWLAQQQSLGRSRTTIARRASAARVFTAWLVRTGRAEQDAGASLASPKAHRPLPPVLRRDEADELIRAATEIADDGGPVGLRDVAMLELLYATGIRVGELVGLDVDDVDRERNVVRVLGKGRKERMVPFGRPAARALDFWTKQGRPHLVVEGSGPALFLGVRGKRIDQRAVRTLVHRSVGDVPGAPDMGPHGLRHTAATHLLEGGADLRSVQELLGHASLATTQIYTHVTTDRLRAAYRQAHPRA; from the coding sequence ATGACCGACGCCGACGTGGAGCTGCTGCCCGAGGCGTTCGTCCGGCTCCTGGGCGACTACGAGCAGCACCTCGCCGTCGAGCGGGACCTCACCCCGCACTCGGTGCGGGCCTACACGACCGACATCGCCGGTCTGCTGGAGCACGCGCGCCGGCTCGGGATCGACGACGTCACCCGTCTCGACCTGCGCACCCTGCGCAGCTGGCTGGCCCAGCAGCAGAGCCTGGGCCGCTCGCGCACGACCATCGCGCGTCGCGCCAGCGCCGCGCGGGTCTTCACCGCGTGGCTGGTCCGCACCGGGCGGGCGGAGCAGGACGCGGGCGCCAGCCTCGCCAGCCCCAAGGCCCACCGGCCCCTGCCGCCGGTGCTGCGCCGCGACGAGGCCGACGAGCTGATCCGCGCCGCCACCGAGATCGCCGACGACGGCGGGCCCGTCGGGCTGCGCGACGTCGCGATGCTCGAGCTGCTCTACGCCACCGGCATCCGCGTCGGTGAGCTGGTCGGCCTCGACGTCGACGACGTCGACCGGGAGCGCAACGTCGTACGGGTCCTCGGCAAGGGGCGCAAGGAGCGGATGGTGCCCTTCGGGCGACCCGCCGCCCGGGCTCTCGACTTCTGGACCAAGCAGGGGCGACCCCACCTGGTCGTCGAGGGCTCCGGCCCGGCGCTCTTCCTCGGCGTCCGGGGCAAGCGTATCGACCAGCGAGCCGTGCGCACCCTGGTGCACCGCTCCGTCGGTGACGTGCCCGGTGCCCCCGACATGGGGCCGCACGGCCTACGGCACACGGCTGCCACCCACCTGCTCGAGGGCGGCGCCGACCTGCGCTCCGTGCAGGAGCTGTTGGGCCACGCCTCGCTGGCCACCACCCAGATCTACACCCATGTCACCACCGACCGGCTCCGCGCCGCCTACCGGCAGGCACACCCCCGAGCCTGA
- a CDS encoding ribonuclease HII, with product MSVLPRGSTVRRDAGLYGYERALRRHGIETIAGVDEAGRGACAGPLVAGACILPPGRAGIVPGLADSKLLTEKARERCYDQVVRRAVAWSVVVLSHEECDRLGMHVANIEALRRAVALLDVPADYVLTDGFPVDGLGVPGLAVWKGDRVAACISAASVLAKVTRDRLMRELDGEWPAYDFKTHKGYITDTHTRALAEHGPSPVHRMRFVNVRRAAGLV from the coding sequence ATGTCCGTCCTGCCCCGAGGGTCCACCGTCCGGCGTGATGCCGGGCTCTACGGCTACGAGCGCGCCCTGCGCCGCCACGGCATCGAGACGATCGCCGGCGTCGACGAGGCGGGGCGCGGGGCCTGCGCCGGACCGCTGGTCGCCGGTGCCTGCATCCTGCCGCCGGGCCGCGCGGGCATCGTGCCCGGTCTCGCCGACTCCAAGCTGCTGACGGAGAAGGCGCGCGAGCGCTGCTACGACCAGGTGGTGCGCCGCGCCGTGGCCTGGTCGGTGGTGGTGCTCTCGCACGAGGAGTGCGACCGGCTGGGCATGCACGTGGCCAACATCGAGGCGCTGCGCCGGGCCGTGGCGCTGCTCGACGTGCCGGCCGACTACGTGCTCACCGACGGCTTCCCCGTCGACGGCCTCGGCGTGCCCGGCCTCGCGGTCTGGAAGGGCGACCGGGTCGCCGCCTGCATCTCGGCGGCCTCCGTGCTGGCGAAGGTGACCCGCGACCGCCTGATGCGTGAGCTCGACGGTGAGTGGCCGGCGTACGACTTCAAGACGCACAAGGGCTACATCACCGACACCCACACCCGGGCGCTGGCCGAGCACGGCCCCTCGCCGGTGCACCGGATGCGGTTCGTCAACGTGCGCCGCGCCGCCGGGCTGGTCTGA
- a CDS encoding GNAT family N-acetyltransferase, protein MLTLACWVEEALVHDDLTIPPLQEGVEDAVAALTEWDTYVVRAGGRLVGSVRGRLEGTTWQIGRLMVAPDLRGRGLGRVLLEHAERVAPPAASTYLLHTGKGSETNLRRYKRAGYRIREVLDGPSGPAVLTKQRRRTARG, encoded by the coding sequence GTGCTGACCCTGGCCTGCTGGGTCGAGGAGGCGCTGGTCCACGACGACCTGACGATCCCCCCGCTGCAGGAGGGGGTCGAGGACGCCGTCGCCGCCCTGACGGAGTGGGACACCTACGTCGTGCGCGCCGGCGGCCGGCTCGTGGGCTCGGTCCGGGGGCGCCTCGAGGGCACCACGTGGCAGATCGGCCGGCTGATGGTGGCCCCGGACCTGCGGGGACGCGGGCTGGGCCGGGTGCTCCTCGAGCACGCCGAGCGGGTCGCCCCGCCCGCGGCCTCGACGTACCTGCTGCACACGGGGAAGGGCAGCGAGACCAACCTGCGTCGCTACAAGCGCGCCGGCTACCGGATCCGCGAGGTCCTCGACGGGCCGTCCGGGCCTGCGGTGCTCACCAAGCAGCGCCGGCGCACCGCCCGCGGCTGA
- a CDS encoding YraN family protein — protein sequence MTATAASRQALGAYGEKVAARHLVAQGMTLLERNWRCPVGEVDLVLREGDVLVVCEVKTRAGEQGGTPHEAVTPAKLARLQRLGEEWQVAHEVRLPEMRVDLVAVRLAARGAAEVEHVRGLV from the coding sequence ATGACGGCGACAGCAGCGAGCAGGCAGGCCCTGGGGGCCTATGGCGAGAAGGTGGCGGCACGCCACCTCGTGGCGCAGGGGATGACCCTGCTGGAGCGCAACTGGCGGTGCCCGGTGGGCGAGGTCGACCTCGTGCTGCGCGAGGGCGACGTGCTGGTGGTGTGCGAGGTGAAGACCCGGGCCGGTGAGCAGGGTGGCACGCCGCACGAGGCGGTGACCCCGGCGAAGCTCGCCCGGCTGCAGCGGCTGGGGGAGGAGTGGCAGGTCGCCCACGAGGTGCGTCTGCCCGAGATGCGCGTCGACCTGGTGGCGGTCCGGCTCGCGGCCCGCGGCGCTGCTGAGGTCGAGCACGTGCGGGGGCTGGTCTGA
- a CDS encoding YifB family Mg chelatase-like AAA ATPase yields the protein MPFATARTVSLHGAVGHLIHVQADVSPGQVGTTLVGRPDIAINEARDRVRMAIINSGLGWPATKRITILLSPADLRKRGTHFDLAMALAVLAADDALTETALDGCLFIGELTLDGGLRSVTGVLPMVLAARESGIRTVFVPEPQAAEAAMVPGTTVFGMRSLRQVVAQLSGAEVPDAVPVAASSGASLLTWRGSHRHDEVDMSDLIGMADARYAAEVAAAGGHHLLLEGPKGSGKTTLAERIPTILPDLGPEESLELTAIHSLAGVLDPARGMLTRPPYAAPHHDASKASIVGGGSGQVRPGELSRTHCGVLLMDEFPLFRADVIEALREPLENGEITVARAEELVTLPARGMVVLAANPCPCGDFRAAAGANRCSCRETVRRDYRRKVTGPVTDRIDITRQVDPLRPHERQDPLAVRETSEVVRARVTRARRRQAGRYAGCTWRLNSQVPGAALRERWPLGEDGQALLDDGLYQGEVSSRGAVRVHRLAWTVLDLSAETDDDRRPGAAEVDTALRLRSGSPLLLSALERGA from the coding sequence ATGCCGTTCGCGACCGCCCGCACTGTCTCCCTGCACGGCGCCGTCGGACACCTGATCCACGTCCAGGCCGACGTCTCGCCGGGTCAGGTCGGCACCACGCTCGTGGGACGGCCCGACATCGCGATCAACGAGGCCCGTGACCGGGTCCGGATGGCGATCATCAACTCGGGGCTCGGCTGGCCGGCCACCAAGCGGATCACGATCCTGTTGTCCCCGGCCGACCTGCGCAAGCGGGGCACCCACTTCGACCTGGCCATGGCCCTGGCCGTCCTGGCGGCCGACGACGCCCTCACCGAGACCGCCCTCGACGGCTGCTTGTTCATCGGTGAGCTCACCCTCGACGGCGGGTTGCGCTCGGTCACGGGGGTGCTGCCGATGGTGCTCGCGGCCCGTGAGTCCGGCATCCGCACCGTCTTCGTGCCCGAACCGCAGGCGGCCGAGGCCGCGATGGTGCCCGGCACGACGGTCTTCGGGATGCGCTCACTGCGCCAGGTGGTCGCCCAGCTCAGCGGCGCCGAGGTCCCCGACGCCGTCCCCGTCGCCGCCTCGTCCGGCGCCAGCCTGCTGACCTGGCGCGGGTCCCATCGGCACGACGAGGTCGACATGTCCGACCTCATCGGCATGGCCGACGCGCGGTACGCCGCCGAGGTCGCCGCCGCGGGCGGGCACCACCTGCTGCTGGAGGGGCCGAAGGGGTCGGGCAAGACCACGCTCGCCGAGCGGATCCCGACGATCCTCCCGGACCTGGGCCCGGAGGAGTCCCTCGAGCTGACCGCCATCCATTCGCTGGCCGGCGTCCTCGACCCTGCGCGGGGCATGCTCACGCGGCCGCCGTACGCCGCGCCGCACCACGACGCGAGCAAGGCCAGCATCGTCGGTGGTGGCAGCGGACAGGTCCGGCCCGGTGAGCTGAGCAGGACGCACTGCGGCGTGCTCCTGATGGATGAGTTCCCGCTTTTCCGCGCCGACGTGATCGAGGCGCTGCGCGAGCCCCTGGAGAACGGTGAGATCACCGTGGCCCGCGCCGAGGAGCTGGTGACGCTTCCGGCGCGGGGAATGGTGGTGCTCGCCGCCAACCCCTGCCCCTGCGGCGACTTCCGCGCGGCTGCCGGCGCGAACCGCTGCAGCTGCCGGGAGACCGTGCGGCGCGACTACCGTCGCAAGGTCACCGGCCCGGTCACCGACCGCATCGACATCACCCGCCAGGTCGACCCGCTGCGCCCCCACGAACGGCAGGATCCCCTTGCCGTCCGGGAGACCTCCGAGGTCGTGCGGGCCCGGGTGACCCGGGCCCGGCGTCGACAGGCAGGTCGGTACGCCGGCTGCACCTGGCGGCTGAACTCGCAGGTGCCCGGCGCCGCCCTGCGCGAGCGCTGGCCCCTGGGCGAGGACGGGCAGGCCCTGCTGGACGACGGGCTCTACCAGGGCGAGGTCAGCAGCCGCGGCGCCGTACGCGTGCACCGCCTGGCCTGGACCGTGCTCGACCTGTCGGCCGAGACCGACGACGACCGCCGACCCGGCGCCGCCGAGGTCGACACGGCGCTGCGGTTGCGCTCGGGCTCCCCGCTCCTGCTCAGCGCTCTCGAGCGAGGTGCCTGA
- the rimM gene encoding ribosome maturation factor RimM (Essential for efficient processing of 16S rRNA) — protein sequence METIDVVVGRLGKPHGLKGELTVDVRTDEPEHRFAVGAVLEVEKPRDSTTTFRTLTVARTRWHQGVLLATFEEIGDRNEAEAVRGIVLHAQLRVDATPADPDEYYDHQLVGLDVVDLEGAPLGVVTTVVHGGSQDLLGIRALDGRDTLVPFVAVLVPEVDLEARRVVVADRPGLVAPLPEDA from the coding sequence GTGGAGACCATCGACGTGGTCGTGGGTCGGCTCGGCAAGCCGCACGGGCTCAAGGGCGAGCTCACGGTCGACGTGCGCACCGACGAGCCCGAGCACCGGTTCGCGGTCGGGGCGGTGCTCGAGGTCGAGAAGCCGCGGGACTCCACGACCACCTTCCGCACGCTCACGGTGGCCCGCACCCGCTGGCACCAGGGGGTGCTGCTCGCGACGTTCGAGGAGATCGGCGACCGCAACGAGGCCGAGGCGGTCCGCGGCATCGTGCTGCACGCGCAGCTGCGCGTCGACGCGACGCCCGCGGACCCCGACGAGTACTACGACCACCAGCTGGTCGGTCTCGACGTCGTCGACCTCGAGGGCGCCCCGCTCGGCGTGGTGACCACCGTGGTGCACGGCGGCTCCCAGGACCTGCTCGGGATCCGGGCGCTCGACGGGCGCGACACCCTCGTGCCGTTCGTGGCCGTGCTGGTGCCCGAGGTCGACCTCGAGGCCCGTCGGGTCGTCGTGGCGGACCGTCCGGGACTGGTCGCGCCGCTGCCCGAGGACGCCTGA